A single region of the Ciconia boyciana chromosome 13, ASM3463844v1, whole genome shotgun sequence genome encodes:
- the IGSF6 gene encoding immunoglobulin superfamily member 6, producing MASFNKLKNVLMLAFDWILYGAGTADTCQVTVTQPRFQEADYSTHTVSLPCAFSASGCSSFPPEVLWFRFLTDEHEDLCTPECTDHQKYKVYLSENKISLQINDLTVDDNAVYICGIAFSNSSSPHSKQTGDGTVLTKTGAEKQHSNGKAVFIFMIIASSLLSLYSTTVFTFFVLYKLKPKLLKKSGNEDQSAENCKISSGRKIFRAIAQELQKQRYAEHCRRPDDLEDDTVYQNR from the exons GTACTGCAGATACCTGCCAAGTCACTGTAACACAACCCAGATTTCAGGAAGCTGACTACTCCACGCACACTGTGTCCCTACCATgtgctttctctgcctctggATGCTCCTCGTTCCCACCTGAAGTTCTATGGTTTCGCTTTTTAACTGATGAACATGAGGATTTGTGTACTCCTGAATGCACTGATCATCAGAAGTACAAAGTATATTTAtcagaaaataagatttcacTTCAGATCAATGATCTGACTGTAGATGACAATGCTGTTTATATCTGTGGAATAGCATTTTCAAATTCAAGTTCACCCCATTCTAAACAAACAGGAGATGGAACAGTACTAACGAAAACAG gagcagagaagcagcacagcaatgGAAAAGCCGTCTTTATCTTCATGATCATCGCCTCATCCTTACTGTCTCTATACAGCACTACTGTATTCACATTCTTTGTACTCTACAAG TTAAAACCAAAGCTGCTAAAGAAAAGTGGGAATGAAGACCAAAGCGCAGAGAACTGT aAAATCAGTAGTGGACGAAAAATTTTTCGAGCAATTGCCCAAGAACTTCAAAAGCAGAGGTATGCTGAACATTGCCGACGGCCT GATGATTTGGAAGATGATACTGTTTATCAGAACAGATGA